From Mya arenaria isolate MELC-2E11 chromosome 12, ASM2691426v1, the proteins below share one genomic window:
- the LOC128210814 gene encoding putative uncharacterized protein DDB_G0282133, with product MKLNDKGTNTVTSNDKGTDTVTPNDKGTNTVTSNDKGTNTVTSNDKGTNTVTSIDKGTNNVTSNDKRTNNVTSNDKGTNTVTSNDKRTNTVTSNEKGTNSVTSNDKDTHLMKLNDKGTNTVTSNDKGTNTVTSNDKGTNTVTSNDKGTNTVTSNDKGTNTVTSNDKGTNNVTSDDKGTNTVTSDDEGTNNVRSTDKRTNTVTSNDKGTNTVTSNDKGTNTVTSNNKRTNTVTSNNKRTNTIKSDDKGTNTDTSNDKRTNTVTSNDKGTNTVTSNDKRTKTVTSNDKGTNSVTSNDKRTNTVTCNDKGTNTVTSNDKRMNTVTSNDKGTNTVTSDDKGTNTDTSND from the coding sequence ATGAAGCTCAACGACAAAGGAACAAACACTGTCACGTCCAACGACAAAGGAACGGACACTGTCACGCCCAACGACAAAGGAACGAACACTGTCACGTCCAACGACAAAGGAACGAACACTGTCACGTCCAACGACAAAGGAACGAACACTGTCACGTCCATCGACAAAGGAACGAACAATGTCACGTCCAACGACAAAAGAACGAACAATGTCACGTCCAACGACAAAGGAACGAACACTGTCACGTCCAACGACAAAAGAACGAACACTGTCACGTCCAACGAAAAAGGAACGAACAGTGTCACGTCCAACGACAAGGATACACACTTGATGAAGCTCAACGACAAAGGAACGAACACTGTCACGTCCAACGACAAAGGAACGAACACTGTCACGTCCAACGACAAAGGAACGAACACTGTCACGTCCAACGACAAAGGAACGAACACTGTCACGTCCAACGACAAAGGAACGAACACTGTCACGTCCAACGACAAAGGAACGAACAATGTCACGTCCGACGATAAAGGAACGAACACTGTCACGTCCGACGACGAAGGAACGAACAATGTCAGGTCCACCGACAAAAGAACGAACACTGTCACGTCCAACGACAAAGGAACGAACACTGTCACGTCCAACGACAAAGGAACGAACACTGTCACGTCCAACAACAAAAGAACGAACACTGTAACGTCCAACAACAAAAGAACGAACACTATCAAGTCCGATGACAAAGGTACGAACACTGACACGTCCAACGACAAAAGAACGAACACTGTCACGTCCAACGACAAAGGAACGAACACTGTCACGTCCAACGACAAAAGAACGAAAACTGTCACGTCCAACGACAAAGGAACGAACAGTGTCACGTCCAACGACAAAAGAACGAACACTGTCACGTGCAACGACAAAGGAACGAACACTGTCACTTCCAACGACAAAAGAATGAACACTGTCACGTCCAACGACAAAGGAACGAACACTGTCACGTCCGATGACAAAGGAACGAACACTGACACGTCCAACGACTAA